The Hypomesus transpacificus isolate Combined female unplaced genomic scaffold, fHypTra1 scaffold_27, whole genome shotgun sequence DNA segment AGTTGTCGGGGAGTATGGCTATTTGGTTACCCTGTAATACAAGCTCTTCCACTCTCTCCAAGTCCACAATAGAATCTGGCAAATAggtgattttgttgttgtccagCCACAGGTTGACCAGATTAACCAGCTGGCCTATCTCCTTTGGGATCAAAGTCAGTTTATTCCGGCTCAGATAGAGCTCCTCCAGTCCTGCGATGTTCAGAATAACATGGGGAAACTCCTCAAACTCATTGGAGGAAAGATTAACCATTTTTAGTCTCTGCAGAGTGCCGAAGGAACAAGGCAGAACTGTGAGGTTGTTACTATCCAGCATAAGACTCTCAAGATTGTGCAGGTGACAAAAGGTGTCAGGTAACATGGAGATGTGAAGGCTGCTGAGCCACAAGATCTTGATGGGCTGAAGCTTTAGAATGTCTCTGGGCAAATCCTCAAATTTATTCCCCGAACAATCAAGCTCTTCCAGATCACCGAGGGCAAGGATCTCTGGAGGAAAATGGCTCATCTTATTGTGATCAGCATCTAACGTCCGCAGCTTTTTGAGCTGGGAGAAGGACCGGGGAAAATCATGTAGGTCATTGAAGCTTATGTCGAGCTCCTCTAAGCACTGAAGTGCTCCAATCTGGGTTGGCAGGTACTGGATTTTATTGTGACTGATGCAGAGCTTCTTCAGTCCCTTCAGTAGGCCTATGTCCTCGGAGAAGCTCTTAAGACAGTTGTGGCTCATGTCTAATTCCACCAGCTGCCCAAGCTCAAACACTACACAGGGAACTGCTGCAAACTTGTTCCTGCGGAGAATGAGGATACGCAGGTTGATAAGGGTGGCCCCTAATCCCTCCGGTAGCTCCTGCAGCGAGTTGTTGCCCAGGTTGAGTACCTCGATCTCGTTAATATTTTCAGGTAGCATAATCTTTTGGTTATTTTTGGAGCAAAGGGTGAGTTGACGCAGGCTGCTTCGAAGCTTCCTTGAGCGGAGAGCTGCGTCTCTCCACAACCTGGCCGTTTTGAGGTTGTTCTCCTTGTCCTCCATCGTATTGcagcccgcccccccctcctccttgttTTCATGGAGAGCTTTCATAAATTATACTGGAAGCATGGTGCTCAATGTGCCTCAATACCGAGAAAGGCGCTCATCTAGTCATCGTTAGATCAACATTCCCCAAAAAACAAATGTGTCATTTCGAGCAGGGAGATCGTCATCTTTTTCAATCGTATCAAGGCGACTGGACTTCAGCAGTAGGTATTCACGCATCATCTTTCTCTACGCCACAGACTATCGAATAGAAATACACCTAGCTACCGCGGCTCACGAATCCATTGTCAGTCCAACCCAAGTGCCGTTCGGTCGAGTTTTCTTATATCGATAAATCCAGTTAATTTCCATTCGGTTAAAAAGATTCAACCCTCAAAACAACGGATGGCCCTCTCGATCTATTCTGCATGCGTTATCTCCGCCTGCTGTTCAGCTACTTGTGTTCTCATGCTATCTGCAGTCCTTGCTGTTGCGCGCTCATGTCAGGGGGGAGTGGAACAGCAGCAACGCCCGTCCAGTCACTGCGTCAGATTTTCGAACCCACCTTCCTACCTTCTTGTTGTGAAATTAACCAGGAGGCAAAAGTATTATTTTCAACTAACATGTATTTACTGTTAAATCTCTAAGATAGATACTTGCGAGCTTGAATGAAAATTGGACATTGTATTTTTATGGATACCAGTTATTTTACATAATTTAACCAAATCTAATGTAAAGTATGAACCCTCAGACTTGGTAGGTGCAGGGGAGGTTCTACCATTTCaactggaggggtgggggcctACTGTTAGATGGGCCAGTTTCATTACaatattattgttgtcataatgCCTGCAATGCAGTGAGGAAAATTAACAGGCAAAAGTTTGTCTTGTTGTTTATAATTATTCAGACTTTTCATTTAGGGGGGCCACAACAAAGGGGTTCAAAGTTGGGCCCACAGgggcactgccccccccccctccccacaacaCCCCTGGGTAGTCAGTAAACTCCAGAGAGCTTGTCAAAACCTGGAGTTGAACAGCACTGGTTCTACAGTGAAATCAAAGGACTGTCTCCATCTATTGGGCAGACGTGTAAATGCAGGTTTGATCAACTTGGGTTTACCAAAACaaaaagtaaaacatatttagttTCCTAAAATAAAGGACCGTTTTGATTCTGCAAAATTGGTGCAAAACCCCTCCCACCTGAGTAGCATACTACTCGTGTGATGAAATATGAGCGAGCTGAAAATATATTCTCTATCAATTTCACCAGGAGacattgcattttttttttaaagactttATTCACGTTAGGTACACAAAATATATCATTTAAGACAGCTCATTCTGTGTGTACGCTTGTGCAAATAAAACTGCTGGATGAATCCAACAAAGACAATGTTAAGACACAGCAGACACTTCCTCGTTTATCACACCATTAGATGATACACTGACGGATGCACTGACCGATACAATGACAAAAATGTCTGTTTCATTTCAAATTAAAAtggggagggggaaaaaaatctTACATTgacaaagtgacaaacatggaAAAATCTATTAAAGTAAAAGTTTTACAATCAAAGATGGAAAAGATGAAGGTTTATGTGTTGTCGTTGAGTAGGCGACAGAAGTTCACACCTGACTGCAGCAGCAAAGATTTTGTTGCGGTATTGAAGCTCCTAGAGCAAAGATAGCGCAAACTACAAGATCCCCggtttcaaaacaaaataagaCTACAGTTACTTTACGATGGCCAGCAGTAAGGGATTTCAAGTCATGGGGTGCGAAACAGGCAGAGGATGTCCCGTTTTCAAGGCCTCTGTGTGGACGTCTCAGGAGGGGGGCGACGGGGTCAGGTGACTAATCGCGTCTGCGGGGGTTGTGTGGGGGCGGAGCTCCTTCCACGGGGGCGGAGCTAGGTACGTTCAGCAGCTGGCCTCCGTGTATACGCTCGTTCACGCGCAACTGACAGCCGTCCTGCAGCATGCGCAAAGCTATCCGGGCGATGTTGCGGGAATCGTCCAGGCCAGAGTGAGGGCGCCCCTCGTACTTCAGGCCTAGTTTCTCCAGCATGACGCTCAGCTTGGTCTGGGTGCGAGGGACCTGTGGGAGAAATTGTCAGTTGAAGAGTCTTTTTTTCCATTTAACCTTGCAGACAGATATTTCAGATGTTTGTCAGCAtgtgaaaatataaatatatcgAAAAAGGGAAAGGTTTTGTAAATCGCTTGTTTCGATTTGGAGAGATATTTGCATATCAGCTGAAACTAACCTTATAAAAGTTTCCATATGACTTTCGGATGTTTATCCACTTCCTTGCAAACTGTGGATATCTTATCCCACTCAAACGACACTGGATGTTGAGGAATTTGCTCATGTCCCAAGACCTAAGATCCAAACATTAGAACATCTATTGAGTTCTCCGACAGCACCCCCATGAGCCAAGTTGCAGTCAAGTTTGATCATTTGCAGCTGCACCTAGCTGTAGCCCATTCCTTATCACCGTTGCCAATGCCAATGATTTACCAAGCCAAGATTGTGTCTTACCCGTCTGTCAGCATGGCGTACTTGTACTTGGTGCCAAGCTCTCTCTCCTGAAGCCATTGCACCACTCTCTTCAAGACACCGGGGAACGTGTCGGCCTCATCCACCATAGTCTGATTAACAAGTACAATTTTAATAAACAAGGATCATGTTGCCCCATACTAAGCATGTAAAAGCATGTTCTTCTGTCTGCTTCATCCACCATTGTCTGATTAACAAGTACAATTTTAATAAACAAGGATCGTGTTGCATCATACAAAACATGTAAAAGCATGTTCTTTCGAAAGGACTTTTTACGCTCGTCCTTACCTGTGTTATACCTGTCAATTTCACACAGAAGTCTGAAAGCTGTGCGTTGACTTCGGGCTTGACATATTCCTGAAATGAGTCCGTCtgtggaaggagaggaaggacagaaatCACACCGCAGCCCCACCCCCGTCCCTGACTTTGTATAGAACTGTGTCTCTTTGAAATGGAGGGCATTTTGTGGGTCCCACTCACAATctgaagtgtgtgagtgtcgATCAAAACGATGGGGAACTCGATGATCTCATGAGTGAACTCAAAGGGGTTGCTCTCTTCACACGTCGCCTCAAAGTCAACCACGCAGATATAGTCATAATATGTGTCTGTGGATCCACCCTCTGCGACAGACTGCATCAGCTTCAACTTCTTATAGTGGCTCTTCAACCGCTTCCTCAGCACATCTTTTACACCTCTAATGTAGAACAGAAAAATAATTCAGGAGGTTTTACAGGCACGATTCCTTTGCTTAGCGTTAtgtatgttattttttttttaaaccaaccTTGTATCAAGCTTCAACGCTGACAGTTTGGATCGTAGCTCGTCCTGGTTCATGCGGTTGATTTGTCCATTTGCAAGAGCTATCTCTTTGTAAACAGGATCACTGAACTCGCCGCTGTTGGAAGCTGTTTTAGGGATAGATTCACTTGAAAGGCATGCTTTAGCGCAAGATTTGTCCTGCTGGAAGAAATATAAAATAGCCAATCAGTGACCAAGTCAAACAATCTATGACGTGGCTATGGCAAcgtaaatataatatatattggcATGGTATTCTCGTCGAGGTGATACATCCAGGAGATGAACTCAAGAATAAATGTGCTATTTTGGCGCTCGCAGAAGAATGGtccactccaaacacacacagtgcagtaACTATGTATTAGTAGCAAGTCAAGTTGTGAGCATTTGGTAGCTAGCAATCATAAATCAACCCATGTTACATACCTTTTCTGTGAGTGTGACAGTAGAAAGCCTAGCACTAAGGCTAACCTTGTTATCTTCCTCTTCGTCAGGATTCGATGGCAACTTTACATTACACACCTTATCATGGATATTCTCTTTGTGTTCTTCCATTTTAGAGGCGGGTACTGTaaactagctagcttgttaaCATGTGAAAACTCTGTACTGAACGGTATGTAGTAATTTATTTTTAGAAGCGTTGACTAACTAGCTAACATACAGTAGTTTGCTAGCTAGGTGACGTATGGGGAAGTGTCTGTGCGCGCGTTCTTCCCGCGTGGTATCCACTGAGTTCCACCTCAGCAAGACTATGGCTAGTAGGGCCTTCTTGTCGGTTGAATGAACTGGTTTTCGTATAAATTAAGGGCTGTTTTAGTTGCGATTTTGTTAACTTCAATCCGACGTCCTGACAGGTTTGATAAAACTAGCTTGCTAACTACTGATATTGCTTTGCTGAAAACTGTTTACTAAACAGTCCGTCGTCATTTCCGTGTACTCGTTCTCATGTGCAGTAGCGACACCGATGGCGACGCCTATGGACGTGgaagaccaaaaaaaaaaaactcctctTCTGATGTTATGGCTGATTGCCACCAACGTTCATGAGGTGCTCTTCCACTAATCTCTGTAACCGTCACCAACCACACATTTCAGTGAAATCCCATCTTTCTTTGGCATCTAGAGTTTTTATTTCCATTACAGATATATATGTTAGAAATAAACCACGGGGAAAGTCAACAAAGATCATTCAAGTCCTATTTCATTTAGCCCATATCCTCTGTAACTCCAGCTGGCTACATGTTGACTAAACGTCTGTCCTACCTTGTAATGTTACCCATACCACAAAGTAGGTGCACTCCTCTATTACAGCTCAGTTTTCCATTGGAGGGTTTTGAATACAATGTTACAATATCACACAGTTAACAGGATAAACCAGGTTTAATAACTTGGTCAGACTTTCTTTCATGTTTGAACAGGTTATAGTAATTAAAAGTAATTACTATAAATGGTCAGTGAAACATGCATGATTATTTGTGAATAATTGACTTAAAAAATATAGCCATCTAAGGACAAGTAAACAGTGAAAGTTCGATGTGGTCATTTAGTGTCTGTGACATCTTCTTCAAACAATATTATGAGTTAATGTACAGCTTGATAGTTTACATGGCCTCAGAATCTAGGTCATGACAGGAAGAACTTTGCTCGGTCTAACATGCACTGGGCATAAGCAAGAACCCTCTGCTTTTTACATCACAATAGTTCCAGAGTGAAAAAGTAACAATATATAGAGAATACCAAATGATTTATGATTCTTTATTTAACATCTTTTAAACATTGATAAAAAGAGAGTGACTGTTAAAATATTAAATTCAGTGTACTTCAAACATATCCTTCATAATATATACAATGCAAAATACTGCATGTGAAAAAAGGAGTCCCTTTAAAACCAACATTTGACAAACAGATAAGGAAATATGGGCAAAGTCCAAAGTGTACAGTATTGCTGCCCATTAAAGTGGATTGTCTAGTGTTCAAGCATGACTTAAAACCTTACGCATTCTGTTTACAAATGCAAACttctgacaaaacatctaaaacgtaaCAAATGTGTGAATTAACTAATTCACaaaaacaattaatacatttgcatttgaatttgcAACCTCTTCTATTCACAGTATAATAAAAATGTCAAGCAATATATAGTACACTGTTCTATGGTAACCTATAATTTCATTAGAA contains these protein-coding regions:
- the eri1 gene encoding 3'-5' exoribonuclease 1 isoform X1, yielding MEEHKENIHDKVCNVKLPSNPDEEEDNKVSLSARLSTVTLTEKQDKSCAKACLSSESIPKTASNSGEFSDPVYKEIALANGQINRMNQDELRSKLSALKLDTRGVKDVLRKRLKSHYKKLKLMQSVAEGGSTDTYYDYICVVDFEATCEESNPFEFTHEIIEFPIVLIDTHTLQITDSFQEYVKPEVNAQLSDFCVKLTGITQTMVDEADTFPGVLKRVVQWLQERELGTKYKYAMLTDGSWDMSKFLNIQCRLSGIRYPQFARKWINIRKSYGNFYKVPRTQTKLSVMLEKLGLKYEGRPHSGLDDSRNIARIALRMLQDGCQLRVNERIHGGQLLNVPSSAPVEGAPPPHNPRRRD
- the eri1 gene encoding 3'-5' exoribonuclease 1 isoform X2; amino-acid sequence: MEEHKENIHDKVCNVKLPSNPDEEEDNKVSLSARLSTVTLTEKDKSCAKACLSSESIPKTASNSGEFSDPVYKEIALANGQINRMNQDELRSKLSALKLDTRGVKDVLRKRLKSHYKKLKLMQSVAEGGSTDTYYDYICVVDFEATCEESNPFEFTHEIIEFPIVLIDTHTLQITDSFQEYVKPEVNAQLSDFCVKLTGITQTMVDEADTFPGVLKRVVQWLQERELGTKYKYAMLTDGSWDMSKFLNIQCRLSGIRYPQFARKWINIRKSYGNFYKVPRTQTKLSVMLEKLGLKYEGRPHSGLDDSRNIARIALRMLQDGCQLRVNERIHGGQLLNVPSSAPVEGAPPPHNPRRRD